A window of Onychostoma macrolepis isolate SWU-2019 chromosome 01, ASM1243209v1, whole genome shotgun sequence contains these coding sequences:
- the LOC131547648 gene encoding E3 ubiquitin-protein ligase TRIM35-like isoform X2, protein MALEDELSCPVCTELFSDPVLLSCGHSFCRQCINSHWTSSKSRNCPVCRQVSPQEPVSNLCLRNTCESYLREKNKKEQKDGEHECPIHGEKIELFCQNDEQTICATCMDYEHRWHKTQPLQQAVKQRKGKLKVALRPAENMLLSLRNGAAKDAKISKYNQTERRIREEFNKLQQFLKKEEESRIAALNEEEKEKRGKMKRKISSLSDRLREVEEKMKDDDVTFLQNYNSIMNRAKQTLPDSELSPEALIDVQKHLGNLKYQVWEKMKDICPYYPVILNPNAAPPDVSMSNDLTSVTSCVRRQDEPNPLLLHRSRMVLGSVGYGSGVQMWDIEVGNSRHWSLGVCLGSEERSFVQMLNPENPCCWGLRRDGDVYKFLNTTATFKLKTNPQVVRVKLGDCFDKKGGWWRNVSYFDATLNSIFAYFHLPAGMELFPFVIPEKRSGPLRIVPAKVTVTFEQVEEERSLPERHTVSPKVRWNVLFLVLFFLLVVLCVFVMYHLIY, encoded by the exons ATGGCGCTTGAGGATGAGCTGTCTTGTCCTGTGTGTACTGAACTCTTCAGTGATCCGGTGTTATTGAGCTGTGGACACAGTTTCTGCCGGCAGTGCATTAATAGTCACTGGACCTCCAGCAAATCCAGAAACTGTCCCGTCTGTCGACAGGTGTCACCGCAGGAACCGGTGTCCAACCTGTGCTTGAGAAACACCTGTGAGTCTTacctgagagagaaaaacaagaaagagcAGAAGGATGGAGAACACGAGTGTCCGATACATGGAGAGAAAATAGAACTGTTCTGTCAAAATGATGAACAGACTATATGTGCAACATGTATGGATTATGAGCACAGATGGCACAAAACACAGCCTTTACAACAGGCTGTAAAACAACGCAAG GGGAAGCTGAAAGTGGCTCTTCGTCCGGCTGAGAATATGTTGTTGTCATTACGGAATGGCGCAGCGAAAGATGCTAAGATCTCTAAATACAATCAG ACAGAGAGAAGAATCAGAGAGGAGTTTAACAAACTCCAGCAGTTCCTCAAAAAGGAGGAGGAGAGCAGGATAGCGGCTCTAAAtgaagaagagaaagaaaagagaggGAAGATGAAGAGAAAAATAAGCTCGCTCTCAGACAGACTGCGGGAGGTGGAGGAGAAGATGAAGGACGACGATGTCACCTTCCTTCAG AATTATAACAGCATTATGaacag GGCTAAACAGACACTTCCAGATTCAGAACTGAGTCCAGAAGCACTTATCGATGTTCAAAAACATCTGGGCAACTTGAAGTACCAAGTCTGGGAGAAGATGAAGGACATCTGCCCTTACT ACCCTGTGATCCTGAATCCAAACGCAGCTCCACCAGACGTCTCCATGTCGAATGACCTGACCTCTGTGACCTCATGTGTCCGTCGGCAGGACGAGCCCAACCCGCTTCTTCTGCACAGGAGCCGTATGGTGTTGGGGAGCGTGGGATATGGCAGTGGCGTTCAGATGTGGGACATTGAGGTGGGAAACAGTCGCCACTGGAGCCTTGGAGTGTGTCTTGGATCAGAGGAAAGATCTTTTGTGCAAATGTTGAACCCTGAAAACCCCTGCTGCTGGGGTCTCAGACGTGATGGAGATGTATACAAATTCCTGAACACTACAGCTACGTTCAAGCTGAAAACAAATCCCCAAGTAGTGCGCGTGAAGCTGGGGGATTGTTTTGATAAGAAGGGAGGATGGTGGAGGAATGTGAGCTATTTTGATGCTACACTTAATAGCATTTTTGCCTATTTTCACCTGCCTGCAGGGATGGAGCTCTTTCCATTCGTGATCCCAGAAAAGCGCTCCGGTCCGCTGCGTATTGTTCCTGCTAAAGTTACTGTGACATTTGAGCAGGTTGAAGAGGAGAGATCTTTGCCAGAGAGACATACTGTCTCACCAAAGGTGCGATGGAACGTGTTGTTTCTTGTATTGTTCTTCTTACTTGTGgtgctgtgtgtttttgtaatgtatcaTCTGATATACTGA
- the LOC131547648 gene encoding E3 ubiquitin-protein ligase TRIM35-like isoform X1 translates to MALEDELSCPVCTELFSDPVLLSCGHSFCRQCINSHWTSSKSRNCPVCRQVSPQEPVSNLCLRNTCESYLREKNKKEQKDGEHECPIHGEKIELFCQNDEQTICATCMDYEHRWHKTQPLQQAVKQRKGKLKVALRPAENMLLSLRNGAAKDAKISKYNQSQAQQTERRIREEFNKLQQFLKKEEESRIAALNEEEKEKRGKMKRKISSLSDRLREVEEKMKDDDVTFLQNYNSIMNRAKQTLPDSELSPEALIDVQKHLGNLKYQVWEKMKDICPYYPVILNPNAAPPDVSMSNDLTSVTSCVRRQDEPNPLLLHRSRMVLGSVGYGSGVQMWDIEVGNSRHWSLGVCLGSEERSFVQMLNPENPCCWGLRRDGDVYKFLNTTATFKLKTNPQVVRVKLGDCFDKKGGWWRNVSYFDATLNSIFAYFHLPAGMELFPFVIPEKRSGPLRIVPAKVTVTFEQVEEERSLPERHTVSPKVRWNVLFLVLFFLLVVLCVFVMYHLIY, encoded by the exons ATGGCGCTTGAGGATGAGCTGTCTTGTCCTGTGTGTACTGAACTCTTCAGTGATCCGGTGTTATTGAGCTGTGGACACAGTTTCTGCCGGCAGTGCATTAATAGTCACTGGACCTCCAGCAAATCCAGAAACTGTCCCGTCTGTCGACAGGTGTCACCGCAGGAACCGGTGTCCAACCTGTGCTTGAGAAACACCTGTGAGTCTTacctgagagagaaaaacaagaaagagcAGAAGGATGGAGAACACGAGTGTCCGATACATGGAGAGAAAATAGAACTGTTCTGTCAAAATGATGAACAGACTATATGTGCAACATGTATGGATTATGAGCACAGATGGCACAAAACACAGCCTTTACAACAGGCTGTAAAACAACGCAAG GGGAAGCTGAAAGTGGCTCTTCGTCCGGCTGAGAATATGTTGTTGTCATTACGGAATGGCGCAGCGAAAGATGCTAAGATCTCTAAATACAATCAG TCTCAAGCTCAGCAGACAGAGAGAAGAATCAGAGAGGAGTTTAACAAACTCCAGCAGTTCCTCAAAAAGGAGGAGGAGAGCAGGATAGCGGCTCTAAAtgaagaagagaaagaaaagagaggGAAGATGAAGAGAAAAATAAGCTCGCTCTCAGACAGACTGCGGGAGGTGGAGGAGAAGATGAAGGACGACGATGTCACCTTCCTTCAG AATTATAACAGCATTATGaacag GGCTAAACAGACACTTCCAGATTCAGAACTGAGTCCAGAAGCACTTATCGATGTTCAAAAACATCTGGGCAACTTGAAGTACCAAGTCTGGGAGAAGATGAAGGACATCTGCCCTTACT ACCCTGTGATCCTGAATCCAAACGCAGCTCCACCAGACGTCTCCATGTCGAATGACCTGACCTCTGTGACCTCATGTGTCCGTCGGCAGGACGAGCCCAACCCGCTTCTTCTGCACAGGAGCCGTATGGTGTTGGGGAGCGTGGGATATGGCAGTGGCGTTCAGATGTGGGACATTGAGGTGGGAAACAGTCGCCACTGGAGCCTTGGAGTGTGTCTTGGATCAGAGGAAAGATCTTTTGTGCAAATGTTGAACCCTGAAAACCCCTGCTGCTGGGGTCTCAGACGTGATGGAGATGTATACAAATTCCTGAACACTACAGCTACGTTCAAGCTGAAAACAAATCCCCAAGTAGTGCGCGTGAAGCTGGGGGATTGTTTTGATAAGAAGGGAGGATGGTGGAGGAATGTGAGCTATTTTGATGCTACACTTAATAGCATTTTTGCCTATTTTCACCTGCCTGCAGGGATGGAGCTCTTTCCATTCGTGATCCCAGAAAAGCGCTCCGGTCCGCTGCGTATTGTTCCTGCTAAAGTTACTGTGACATTTGAGCAGGTTGAAGAGGAGAGATCTTTGCCAGAGAGACATACTGTCTCACCAAAGGTGCGATGGAACGTGTTGTTTCTTGTATTGTTCTTCTTACTTGTGgtgctgtgtgtttttgtaatgtatcaTCTGATATACTGA
- the LOC131547536 gene encoding NLR family CARD domain-containing protein 3-like, with translation MSLHNKRKNESTKSDQCMRTDPPESHHGTSDPSISKTKTQRSKSPGPSGVSMKSNKSILQPPELSNKPGTSDPPGEKLDLIRSNQSTTSHYQTQINQDKTKIVLQTYTLETGDLRRVKDKHKTSMKIKYGSLFEGIKTKETLLNKIYTQLYIIEGESKGVNEEHEVLQMEKTARTKHSQDTPIYCSDIFKASAEPGCEEKDQIKTVLTKGIAGIGKTISVQKFILDWAEGKANQDVDFMFVLPFRELNLIQDHQYSLHRLLLDFHPALKDLDSKIYEECKVVFIFDGLDESRITLMCSDDQKVCDVTGTSSVGVLMSNLMKGELLPSALIWITSRPAAANQIPSEYINRLTEIQGFAEPQKEEYFRKRISDQHQASRIISHIRRARSLHIMCHIPVFCWISSTVLQKLLEEDLSAEIPQTLTEMYIHFLLIQINMRNQKYEEKESEKLLQSNREVIVKLAEVAFKQLMKGNVMFYEEDLIESGLDVTDASVYSGICTEIFKEESVIHQRKVYSFIHLSVQEFLAAFYVFYFRVSSTSEALLDSLHNLHKRAVDKALESENGHLDLFLRFLLGVSLESNQRLLQDLLTHTENSSESIRRTTQYIKEKIKDGQRLSTERSINLFLCLLEVNDQALSREIHEFVKSDKHSEKKLSPAHCSSIAYMLQMSEEPLDELDPMKFNTSDEGRRRLIPAVINCKKALFAGCNHTGQSCNIVASALQSSDCVLRELDLSNNDLQDSGVKLLSDGLKRQNCQLEILRLSGCMVTEEGCGYLSSALSSNPSHLRELDLSYNHPGPSGVQLLKHRLKDPNYKLQILSLDHGGYFRIMPGLRKYACDLTLDPNTAHTQLILSEDNKKTICVKEEQLYLDCPERFERFEQILCGESLTGRCYWEAEWSGWAHIAVAYKGISRKGGSDCRFGLNEKSWNLYCCDTIYSVWHNNNRTNISVPSSSSTRVGVYLDWPVGTLSFYSVSDTHTLTHLHTFNTTFTEPLYAGFRLYPDSSVFLCQI, from the exons ATGAGTCTTCATAACAAGAGAAAAAATGAGAGCACGAAGAGTGATCAATGCATGAGGACTGATCCTCCTGAATCCCATCATGGAACCTCTGACCCCAG tatcagcaagacaaaaacacagagaTCGAAATCTCCAGGACCCAGTGGTGTGTCTATGAAGAGTAACAAATCCATTCTGCAGCCCCCTGAACTCAGTAACAAACCAGGGACCTCTGACCCTCC ggGAGAAAAACTTGACTTGATCAGATCTAATCAGTCCACTACATCTCACtatcaaacacaaattaatcaaGACAAGACTAAAATAGTCCTGCAGACATACACACTGGAGACTGGAGACCTGCGGAGAGTCAAAGACAAACACAAAACCAGCATGAAAATCAAGTATGGGAGCTTGTTTGAGGGAATCAAAACAAAGGAGACCCTCCTGAACAAGATCTACACACAACTCTACATTATAGAGGGAGAGAGTAAAGGAGTGAATGAAGAACATGaggttttacagatggagaaaacaGCCAGAACAAAACACTCACAAGACACTCCAATCTACTGCAGTGACATCTTTAAAGCCTCAGCTGAACCAGGATGTGAGGAGAAAGACCAGATCAAGACTGTTCTTACTAAAGGCATCGCTGGAATCGGAAAAACCATCTCCGTGCAGAAGTTCATTCTGGACTGGGCCGAGGGAAAAGCCAATCAGGATGTAGATTTCATGTTTGTGCTTCCATTTCGAGAGCTGAACTTGATCCAAGATCATCAGTACAGTCTTCACAGACTTCTGCTGGACTTTCATCCTGCACTTAAAGATCTTGACTCAAAGATTTATGAGGAGTGTAAAGttgtgttcatctttgatggtctggatgaaagcAGAATCACACTGATGTGTTCAGATGATCAGAAAGTTTGTGATGTGACTGGGACTTCATCGGTGGGTGTGTTGATGTCAAACCTCATGAAAGGAGAgctgcttccctctgctctcatctggatcacctccagaccagcagcagccaatcagatccccTCCGAATACATCAACCGTCTGACAGAAATTCAGGGATTCGCTGAGCCTCAGAAGGAGGAatatttcaggaagagaatcagtgaccagcatcaagccagcagaatcatctcacacatcagaagagcaagaagcctccacatcatgtgccacatccccgtcttctgctggatctcaTCCACTGTGCTTCAGAAGCTCCTGGAAGAAGATCTGAGTGCAGAAATCCCtcaaactctgactgaaatgtaCATCCACTTCCTGCTGATTCAGATCAACATGAGGAACCAGAAGTATGAAGAGAAAGAATCAGAGAAACTCCTGCAGTCCAACAGAGAAGTGATTGTGAAACTTGCTGAAGTGgctttcaaacagctgatgaagggCAATGTGATGTTCTATGAGGAGGACCTGATTGAGAGCGGCCTAGACGTCACTGATGCCTCAGTGTATTCTGGAATTTGCACTGAGATCTTTAAAGAGGAATCTGTGATTCATCAGAGGAAAGTCTACAGCTTCATTCATCTGAGCGTTCAGGAGTTTCTCGCtgcattttatgtgttttactTCCGTGTAAGCAGCACTTCAGAAGCATTATTAGATTCACTGCATAATTTGCATAAAAGAGCAGTAGATAAAGCCCTTGAGAGTGAGAATGGACACCTGGATCTGTTCCTGCGTTTCCTGCTGGGCGTCTCACTGGAGTCCAATCAGAGACTCTTACAGGAtctactgacacacacagagaacagtTCAGAGAGCATCAGGAGAACCACACAGTACATTAAAGAGAAGATCAAAGATGGACAAAGACTCTCCACTGAAAGATCCATCAATCTTTTCCTCTGTCTGCTGGAAGTCAATGATCAGGCTCTGTCTAGAGAGATTCATGAGTTTGTGAAATCAGACAAACACTCAGAGAAGAAACTCTCTCCTGCTCATTGCTCATCAATTGCCTACATGCTTCAGATGTCAGAGGAGCCTCTGGATGAGCTGGATCCCATGAAATTCAACACATCAGATGAGGGGAGAAGAAGACTGATACCAGCTGTGATCAACTGCAAAAAAGCTCT TTTTGCTGGCTGTAATCACACTGGTCAGTCCTGTAACATTGTGGCATCAGCTCTACAATCCTCAGACTGTGTCCTGAGAGAGCTAGatctgagtaacaatgacctgcaggattcaggggtgaagctgctctctgatggactgaagagaCAAAACTGTCAGCTGGAGATACTGAG GTTGTCAGGCTGTATGGTGACCGAGGAAGGCTGTGGTTATTtgtcttcagctctgagttcaaacccctcacacctgagagagctggatctgagctacaatcaccCAGGACCATCAGGAGTCCAGCTGCTCAAACACAGACTGAAGGATCCAAACTATAAACTGCAGATACTCAG TTTGGACCACGGAGGATATTTCAGGATCATGCCAGGACTGCGAAAAT ACGCCTGTGATCTCACActggatccaaacacagcaCACACTCAACTCATCCTGTCTGaagacaacaaaaaaacaatatgtgTAAAAGAGGAGCAGTTGTATCTTGACTGTCCAGAGAGATTTGAGCGCTTTGAGCAGATTCTGTGTGGAGAGAGTCTgactggacgctgttactgggaggcTGAATGGAGTGGATGGGCTCATATTGCAGTGGCATATAAAGGAATCAGCAGGAAAGGTGGGAGCGACTGTCGGTTTGGACTCAATGAGAAGTCCTGGAATCTTTACTGCTGTGATACGATTTACTCTGTCTGGCACAATAATAACAGGACAAACATTTCTGTCCCTTCATCTTCATCTACTAGAGTAGGAGTGTATCTGGACTGGCCAGTCGGCACTCtttccttctacagcgtctctgacacacacacactcacacacttacacacattcAACACCACATTCACTGAACCCCTCTATGCTGGATTTAGACTGTATCCCGATTCTTCAGTGTTTCTctgtcaaatttaa